A single window of Undibacterium sp. 5I1 DNA harbors:
- a CDS encoding murein hydrolase activator EnvC family protein, which produces MLGSLFSLFCGLSKPAQAASHARTTQKNQVEAQRTELQQKLQALKKDINKTESAKDKASDALADSEQAISEANRSLRDLQTEQNETQTRLQQLLAEQSRLSAKVEQQKKQLSDFLRHQYMRGDSDRIKLLLSGDNPNRINRDLQYMGYVSQTQAKMIEGLRTSLAAVQKNAKEEQDAKDDLDEIAQEEITHKKALEGEKKKRSTLLAQLADKLHAQKKEADNLQKDEQRLGNLVTQLNKLIAEQIKAEQERAAQLAKQKEKQRLEKLAQEKALKNKKSGKPTNPDAIDDDEPPSKVIEKNEQTPIATSFDGNFSKLKGQLRLPVKGELIAKFGSKRGDGPSWKGIFIKTAEGAEIKAIAAGRVVFADWLRGFGNMVIVDHGNEYLSLYSNNQAVLKHVGDIVKTGDVIASAGNSGGNEESGLYFELRYQGRVFDPLTWATIR; this is translated from the coding sequence ATGCTTGGTAGTTTGTTCAGTTTATTCTGCGGACTAAGTAAGCCCGCTCAAGCAGCTAGTCATGCCCGCACGACACAAAAAAATCAAGTCGAAGCGCAGCGCACTGAGTTACAGCAAAAGCTGCAAGCACTCAAAAAAGATATTAATAAAACGGAGTCTGCCAAAGACAAAGCTAGCGATGCACTGGCTGATTCTGAGCAAGCCATTTCTGAAGCCAATCGTTCTTTGCGCGATTTGCAAACTGAGCAAAACGAGACCCAGACCCGCCTGCAACAATTATTAGCCGAACAGAGCAGACTCAGCGCCAAGGTCGAGCAGCAAAAAAAGCAGCTCTCGGATTTTTTGCGTCATCAATATATGCGTGGCGACAGCGACCGCATCAAGCTACTACTATCGGGCGACAATCCCAACCGTATCAATCGTGATTTGCAATACATGGGTTATGTCTCGCAAACCCAGGCCAAAATGATAGAGGGCTTGCGCACCAGCCTGGCCGCAGTACAAAAAAATGCCAAAGAAGAGCAAGACGCTAAAGACGATCTGGACGAAATCGCGCAAGAAGAAATCACGCATAAAAAAGCCTTAGAGGGCGAGAAGAAAAAACGTAGCACCTTGTTAGCGCAATTGGCCGACAAACTACACGCGCAAAAGAAAGAGGCCGACAATCTGCAAAAAGATGAGCAACGCCTCGGCAATCTGGTCACACAATTAAATAAATTGATTGCGGAACAAATCAAAGCAGAACAAGAACGCGCAGCACAATTAGCAAAACAAAAAGAAAAACAGCGCCTGGAAAAACTCGCTCAAGAAAAAGCACTGAAAAATAAAAAATCCGGTAAGCCGACCAATCCTGATGCGATCGACGATGACGAACCTCCGAGTAAAGTGATCGAAAAAAATGAGCAAACACCAATAGCGACCAGTTTTGACGGCAATTTTAGCAAGTTAAAAGGACAACTACGATTGCCAGTAAAAGGGGAATTAATCGCCAAGTTTGGTAGCAAACGCGGGGATGGTCCTAGCTGGAAAGGTATTTTTATCAAGACCGCAGAAGGCGCAGAAATCAAAGCGATTGCGGCTGGCCGAGTAGTGTTTGCCGATTGGCTACGCGGCTTTGGGAATATGGTGATTGTCGATCATGGTAACGAATATCTGAGTTTATATAGCAACAATCAAGCAGTCTTAAAACATGTGGGCGACATCGTAAAAACCGGCGACGTCATCGCCAGCGCGGGTAATAGCGGCGGCAATGAAGAATCAGGTTTATACTTTGAGCTAAGGTATCA
- the gpmA gene encoding 2,3-diphosphoglycerate-dependent phosphoglycerate mutase: MYKIVLMRHGESTWNLDNRFTGWTDVDLTEKGVAEARQAGKVLKEAGFMFDVAYTSVLKRAIRTLWGTLDEMDLMWLPVVHDWRLNERHYGALQGLNKAETAAQYGDEQVLVWRRSYDTPPNPLPENDPRTSFNDPRYAGLTRSQIPLTECLKDTVDRVMPAWDDTIAPAIRAGKRIIISAHGNSLRALIKMLDGISDADIVSLNIPNGQPLVYELDADLKPIKHYYLGDQSAIEAALQAVASQGKSK, translated from the coding sequence ATGTACAAAATCGTTTTGATGCGCCACGGCGAATCCACCTGGAATCTTGATAATCGTTTTACTGGCTGGACCGACGTTGATCTGACTGAAAAAGGCGTAGCAGAAGCGCGCCAGGCAGGCAAAGTATTAAAAGAAGCCGGTTTTATGTTTGATGTGGCTTACACCTCCGTCCTTAAACGCGCTATCCGCACACTGTGGGGTACGCTGGATGAAATGGATCTGATGTGGTTGCCCGTGGTACACGACTGGCGTTTGAATGAACGCCATTACGGTGCTTTGCAAGGTTTAAATAAAGCAGAAACAGCCGCCCAGTATGGCGATGAACAAGTATTGGTATGGCGTCGTAGCTACGATACACCGCCCAATCCTTTGCCAGAAAATGACCCCCGCACGTCGTTCAACGATCCTCGCTATGCTGGTTTAACACGCTCACAAATCCCGCTGACTGAATGTTTAAAAGACACGGTAGATCGCGTAATGCCTGCATGGGACGACACAATTGCACCCGCCATCCGTGCCGGCAAACGTATCATCATCAGTGCCCATGGCAATAGTTTGCGCGCCTTGATCAAAATGTTAGATGGCATCAGCGATGCAGATATCGTCAGCTTAAATATACCTAACGGGCAACCGCTGGTGTATGAGTTGGATGCCGACTTAAAACCGATCAAGCATTACTATCTGGGCGATCAATCCGCGATTGAAGCTGCATTGCAAGCAGTTGCCAGCCAAGGGAAATCGAAGTAA
- a CDS encoding rhodanese-like domain-containing protein, translating to MKFLIENIWMIAVALISGGALLFPVLQRRGAKLTQLQATQVMNQGKTVVLDVRDAEEFAAGHLPNAKNIPLSDLSSRVKELEKSKNSTIITVCERGVRSASAVGVLKKAGFEQVFSLEGGVSAWKTQGLPTVK from the coding sequence GTGAAATTCTTAATTGAAAACATCTGGATGATTGCCGTCGCCCTTATTTCTGGCGGTGCTTTGTTGTTCCCTGTACTGCAACGTCGTGGCGCCAAGCTAACGCAATTGCAGGCAACGCAAGTCATGAACCAGGGTAAAACTGTCGTGTTAGATGTACGTGACGCAGAAGAATTTGCTGCCGGTCATTTGCCAAACGCCAAAAATATTCCTCTAAGCGATTTGTCTAGCCGCGTAAAAGAACTAGAAAAATCAAAAAACAGTACCATCATTACTGTATGCGAGCGCGGTGTGCGGTCTGCATCAGCGGTTGGCGTACTGAAAAAGGCTGGATTTGAGCAAGTGTTTAGCCTTGAAGGTGGCGTTTCTGCTTGGAAAACCCAAGGATTGCCAACAGTGAAGTAA
- the grxC gene encoding glutaredoxin 3 encodes MTAHVVMYSTAVCPYCTMAERLLKSKGVDEIEKIRVDLDPVVRENMMQKTGRRTVPQIYIGETHVGGFDDLSALDRTGKLEALLNPA; translated from the coding sequence ATGACAGCGCATGTCGTAATGTATAGCACCGCAGTTTGCCCATATTGCACGATGGCAGAGCGCCTGCTGAAGTCAAAAGGTGTGGACGAGATTGAGAAAATCCGTGTCGATCTGGACCCGGTTGTGCGCGAAAACATGATGCAAAAGACCGGCCGCCGGACAGTACCGCAGATTTACATCGGCGAAACGCATGTCGGCGGTTTCGACGATTTGTCGGCGCTGGATCGTACTGGCAAGCTGGAAGCTTTATTAAATCCCGCTTGA
- the secB gene encoding protein-export chaperone SecB, which translates to MSDENLQPVFQIQRVYLKDLSLEQPNSPAIFLEQEAPTIEVALDVSAAPLADGIVESIVTVTVTAKVNDKVAFLVEGKQAGIFEARNIPADQLDPLLGIGCPNIIYPYLRANIADVISRAGFPPVHLSEINFEAFYQQRLQNIAEQQAKLQAEGGEQTPATTH; encoded by the coding sequence ATGTCTGACGAAAATCTGCAGCCCGTATTTCAAATTCAACGCGTTTATCTGAAAGATTTGTCGCTTGAACAGCCAAACTCCCCAGCTATTTTTCTGGAACAAGAAGCACCAACGATCGAAGTCGCTCTGGATGTCAGCGCAGCGCCATTAGCCGACGGTATCGTTGAGTCCATCGTGACTGTAACAGTGACTGCTAAGGTCAATGATAAAGTTGCTTTCCTGGTTGAAGGCAAGCAAGCAGGTATTTTTGAAGCACGCAATATTCCTGCAGATCAGTTAGATCCACTGCTGGGTATTGGTTGCCCAAATATTATCTATCCTTACCTGCGCGCCAATATTGCTGATGTGATTTCCCGTGCGGGTTTCCCACCAGTACATTTGTCTGAAATCAATTTTGAAGCTTTCTACCAACAGCGTTTGCAAAATATCGCTGAACAGCAAGCTAAATTGCAAGCTGAAGGCGGCGAACAAACGCCCGCAACGACACACTAA
- a CDS encoding SH3 domain-containing protein yields the protein MRRSLILSVLLGIASWSGIAQALEFRAIGASPVILYDAPSTKGGKVYVAPRGMPVEVILTYGTWSKVRDMGGDLSWVESKELVARRNVVVRVANVKAHSAADEASPMVFSADKNVLLEMAEPVSSGWVKVKHRDGQIGYVKVSEVWGV from the coding sequence ATGCGTCGTTCTCTGATTTTATCTGTACTGTTAGGTATCGCTTCTTGGTCTGGCATCGCCCAGGCCTTAGAGTTTAGAGCTATCGGTGCGTCCCCCGTGATTTTGTATGATGCGCCATCGACCAAGGGCGGCAAGGTGTATGTTGCGCCGCGCGGCATGCCAGTGGAAGTGATTTTGACTTATGGCACCTGGAGCAAAGTACGCGACATGGGTGGCGATTTAAGCTGGGTAGAATCAAAAGAATTGGTCGCGCGTCGCAATGTCGTTGTACGTGTCGCCAATGTCAAAGCCCACTCGGCTGCGGATGAAGCCTCGCCTATGGTGTTTAGCGCAGACAAAAATGTGTTGCTGGAAATGGCCGAGCCGGTGTCATCAGGATGGGTCAAAGTAAAGCACCGCGATGGACAGATTGGCTATGTCAAAGTGTCTGAAGTCTGGGGCGTGTAG
- a CDS encoding NAD(P)H-dependent glycerol-3-phosphate dehydrogenase, which translates to MNISVLGAGAWGSALAISLATKNQVLLWGRKPELMQQMQTQRENQTYLAGCPFPPDLQATADFEQAMAHASSADGLLIIATSVSGLRPLLQQCLPFQPKHVVWLCKGFEEGTQLLPHQVVRQVLGGAVQAGALSGPSFAQEVAKGLPCALTIASTSAELCQKVVSAVHGNAIRVYSSDDVVGVEVGGAVKNILAIATGIADGLGLGLNARAALMTRGLAEISRLSAALGGRAETLMGLTGVGDLILTCTGDLSRNRKVGLALAQGKSLSLIVQELGHVAEGVRCAQAVKTLAASLQVEMPITDAVAGVLFDQISAQQMIARLLARDAKQEVL; encoded by the coding sequence ATGAACATAAGCGTACTTGGCGCTGGTGCCTGGGGCAGTGCATTAGCGATTTCTCTTGCCACTAAAAATCAGGTGTTGCTTTGGGGACGCAAGCCCGAGCTGATGCAGCAAATGCAGACTCAGCGCGAAAACCAGACCTATCTTGCGGGCTGTCCTTTCCCTCCAGATTTACAAGCCACAGCCGATTTTGAGCAGGCTATGGCGCATGCAAGTTCGGCAGACGGCTTGTTGATCATTGCCACCTCAGTATCTGGCTTACGGCCTTTATTGCAGCAATGTCTGCCATTTCAGCCGAAGCATGTGGTCTGGTTGTGCAAAGGCTTTGAAGAGGGCACGCAACTGTTACCGCATCAAGTGGTGCGTCAGGTTTTAGGCGGTGCGGTGCAGGCGGGCGCTTTATCTGGTCCCTCATTCGCGCAAGAGGTTGCTAAGGGTTTGCCGTGTGCACTGACCATCGCTTCTACCTCAGCAGAGCTTTGCCAAAAAGTCGTCAGTGCGGTGCATGGGAATGCGATTCGGGTGTACTCCAGCGATGACGTGGTCGGTGTAGAAGTCGGTGGTGCAGTGAAAAATATTCTGGCCATCGCGACTGGCATTGCTGATGGTTTGGGTTTGGGTTTAAACGCCCGCGCAGCCTTGATGACACGCGGCCTGGCAGAAATCAGCCGCCTCAGCGCCGCTCTAGGCGGACGCGCGGAGACTCTGATGGGTTTGACCGGCGTAGGGGATTTGATTTTGACATGTACCGGAGATTTGTCACGCAACCGCAAAGTCGGTCTGGCGTTGGCGCAGGGTAAATCCTTGTCGTTGATCGTACAAGAATTAGGACATGTTGCCGAGGGCGTGCGTTGCGCGCAGGCAGTCAAAACTTTAGCCGCCAGTTTGCAGGTGGAGATGCCAATTACCGATGCCGTCGCTGGCGTGTTGTTTGATCAAATTTCTGCGCAGCAGATGATTGCCCGTTTATTGGCGCGTGATGCTAAGCAGGAAGTGCTCTAA
- the hslU gene encoding ATP-dependent protease ATPase subunit HslU, translating to MNMTPQEIVSELDKHVVGQARAKRAVAIALRNRWRRQQVPEPLRHEITPKNILMIGPTGVGKTEIARRLAKLADAPFIKIEATKFTEVGYVGRDVDTIIRDLVDIGIKQTREAATRKVRARAEDAAEDRILDILLPPARDFGFSPNKEVSETTAVSADNAEKEASKTADNNTRQIFRKRLREGTLDDKEIDIEVTETAPTMEIMAPPGMEEMTEQIKSMFSGIGSGRKKSRKLKIKDALKILIEEEAGKLVNEDELKQQAIHNVEQNGIVFLDEIDKIASRSESGGAEVSRAGVQRDLLPLVEGTTVNTKYGMIKTDHILFIASGAFHLAKPSDLIPELQGRFPIRVELESLSIADFERILTSTDACLTHQYKALLATEGVTIDFTDEGVQRLAGIAYAVNETTENIGARRLYTVMEKLLEEISFDAHQNSGTTIVIDAAYVEQRLQALSVDEDLSRYVL from the coding sequence ATGAATATGACCCCGCAAGAAATCGTTTCTGAACTCGATAAACATGTCGTTGGCCAAGCCCGCGCCAAACGTGCCGTCGCCATTGCGTTACGTAACCGCTGGCGCAGACAGCAAGTCCCGGAACCATTACGGCATGAAATCACGCCTAAAAATATTCTGATGATAGGACCGACTGGTGTGGGTAAAACCGAGATTGCACGTCGTCTGGCAAAATTGGCTGATGCGCCTTTTATCAAAATCGAAGCTACTAAATTTACCGAAGTCGGTTATGTTGGCCGCGACGTAGATACGATTATCCGCGACTTGGTGGATATCGGTATCAAACAAACCCGCGAAGCAGCAACTCGTAAAGTACGAGCCCGTGCTGAAGATGCGGCGGAAGATCGTATCTTGGATATTCTGCTACCACCAGCCCGTGATTTTGGTTTTAGTCCCAATAAAGAGGTGTCTGAAACTACTGCGGTGTCAGCAGACAATGCAGAAAAAGAGGCTAGCAAAACTGCGGATAACAATACGCGACAAATTTTTCGCAAGCGTCTGCGTGAAGGCACTTTAGACGACAAAGAAATCGATATCGAAGTAACCGAGACCGCGCCCACCATGGAGATCATGGCACCACCCGGCATGGAAGAAATGACTGAGCAGATCAAATCCATGTTCTCCGGCATTGGTAGCGGACGCAAAAAATCTCGTAAGCTTAAGATTAAAGATGCTCTGAAAATTTTAATCGAAGAAGAAGCCGGCAAGCTGGTCAATGAAGACGAGCTGAAACAGCAGGCAATACACAATGTCGAACAAAACGGCATCGTATTTTTAGATGAGATCGATAAGATCGCATCACGTTCTGAGTCTGGTGGCGCCGAGGTATCGCGTGCCGGTGTGCAACGTGATTTATTGCCTCTGGTCGAAGGCACTACGGTCAACACCAAATACGGCATGATCAAAACGGATCATATTTTATTTATCGCCTCGGGCGCTTTCCATCTGGCGAAGCCATCTGATTTGATACCTGAACTGCAAGGACGTTTTCCGATCCGGGTTGAATTAGAATCTTTGTCGATTGCCGATTTTGAGCGCATCTTAACCAGTACCGACGCCTGTTTAACGCATCAATACAAAGCTTTGCTGGCGACAGAAGGTGTGACGATAGACTTTACTGATGAGGGCGTGCAAAGACTGGCGGGCATCGCTTACGCAGTCAATGAGACCACAGAAAATATCGGCGCCCGACGTCTTTATACGGTGATGGAAAAACTGCTGGAAGAAATCTCTTTCGATGCACATCAAAATAGTGGCACAACCATTGTGATCGATGCCGCTTACGTAGAGCAGCGACTGCAGGCATTGTCGGTAGATGAGGATTTATCACGCTATGTTTTGTGA
- the hslV gene encoding ATP-dependent protease subunit HslV codes for MEQFHGTTILSVRRGNLVALGGDGQVTLGNIIMKGTARKVRKLYHNKVLAGFAGGTADAFTLIERFEAKLEKHQGHLMRASVELAKDWRTDRMLRRLEAMLLVADKETTLVITGNGDVLEPTDGIGAIGSGGTFAQSAAKALQENTDLSPIEIVKKSLTIAGELCIYTNLSHTIETLD; via the coding sequence ATGGAACAATTTCACGGCACCACCATCTTGTCGGTACGACGCGGCAATCTAGTCGCACTCGGTGGCGACGGCCAAGTCACACTCGGCAATATCATCATGAAGGGTACTGCCCGTAAAGTGCGCAAGCTGTATCACAACAAAGTATTAGCCGGTTTTGCAGGCGGTACTGCGGATGCGTTTACGCTGATTGAACGGTTTGAGGCCAAGTTAGAAAAACACCAAGGCCACCTGATGCGTGCCTCGGTCGAACTTGCCAAAGACTGGCGCACCGACCGCATGCTGCGCCGGCTGGAAGCGATGCTATTGGTCGCTGACAAAGAGACTACGCTCGTCATCACCGGCAATGGCGATGTGCTGGAACCGACGGACGGCATCGGCGCGATTGGTTCTGGCGGCACATTTGCCCAGTCAGCCGCCAAAGCTTTGCAAGAAAATACCGATTTATCCCCTATCGAGATCGTGAAAAAATCACTGACGATCGCTGGCGAATTATGCATTTATACCAATTTGTCCCACACGATAGAAACTCTCGACTGA
- a CDS encoding STAS domain-containing protein, whose protein sequence is MGIFSLFGKKNGQQEKDSALKTSAKKTRSKSGNTDILATSGDETPSNSIMAQRHVARATARKIDAIEFEMSRDMVKSKSVAPNKTVPDAKANATNKSSRATEQVTDFQSTLPLAMPTTDYLLEQHTDLMTADLAETESVPLLEEAAILFASGQKEVAEQMLQAAIHNRNLGQAEQIGWYMLFDLYEISNNQVQFDRLSLEYASKYEMSPPIWHDSRYQSDTSDEDDLNQVTANISFPAQLDGSIIKLLERLQQASTQSQSLKLDFTRVKSVDAVGCGLLLRALRNLKKTKHDLMLVAAQDLADNIRAILQVGRRDETEAPWLLLLEILQLLHFEKAFEEVSMDYCITFEVSPPSFEAPKNKVTTSFPEVQLETESAHRFMMPAVIEGKTDILIAQITEHSKLYNQIILDCSRLERVEFGASAQLLNGLVPIAGVRDNHIQFVEVNYLVMALFNAMGLKSVATIFPRKH, encoded by the coding sequence GTGGGGATTTTTTCACTTTTCGGCAAAAAGAATGGTCAGCAGGAGAAAGACTCCGCGCTGAAAACTTCTGCCAAAAAAACACGTTCTAAAAGTGGCAATACTGATATTCTGGCAACGTCCGGTGATGAGACGCCCTCTAATTCCATCATGGCTCAGCGTCATGTAGCACGCGCTACCGCACGTAAAATTGACGCCATAGAATTTGAAATGTCACGCGATATGGTCAAATCCAAAAGTGTGGCGCCGAATAAAACAGTGCCTGATGCAAAAGCCAACGCCACAAATAAATCTTCCCGAGCAACTGAACAGGTAACTGATTTCCAAAGTACGCTGCCCCTGGCAATGCCAACGACCGATTATTTATTAGAACAGCATACCGACTTGATGACGGCAGATCTGGCGGAAACAGAATCGGTTCCCTTGCTAGAAGAAGCAGCAATTTTATTTGCCAGCGGTCAAAAAGAAGTTGCAGAACAAATGTTGCAGGCCGCAATTCATAACAGGAATCTTGGGCAAGCGGAACAAATTGGTTGGTATATGCTGTTTGACTTGTACGAAATTTCAAATAACCAAGTGCAATTTGATCGCCTGTCTTTGGAGTACGCCAGCAAGTACGAGATGTCGCCGCCCATTTGGCATGACTCACGTTATCAGTCAGATACCTCTGACGAGGACGATCTCAATCAGGTAACAGCAAACATCTCTTTCCCTGCGCAATTAGATGGCAGCATTATCAAATTGCTTGAGCGCCTGCAACAAGCAAGCACGCAAAGTCAAAGCCTGAAACTCGATTTCACAAGAGTAAAAAGTGTCGATGCTGTTGGCTGTGGCTTGTTATTGCGTGCGCTCAGAAACCTGAAAAAAACTAAACATGACTTGATGTTAGTTGCGGCACAAGATCTAGCCGATAACATCCGCGCGATACTACAAGTTGGCAGACGTGATGAAACCGAAGCGCCATGGTTGCTGTTGCTTGAGATTCTGCAATTGCTGCACTTTGAAAAAGCGTTTGAAGAAGTCAGTATGGATTACTGTATTACCTTTGAGGTATCGCCCCCTTCTTTTGAAGCACCTAAGAATAAAGTCACTACCTCATTCCCTGAAGTTCAGCTAGAAACAGAATCAGCCCATCGGTTTATGATGCCCGCTGTCATAGAAGGTAAAACCGATATCCTGATTGCCCAAATTACTGAACACTCGAAGCTATATAACCAAATAATACTGGACTGCTCACGTCTGGAGCGGGTCGAATTTGGTGCCTCTGCACAATTACTTAATGGTCTGGTGCCCATCGCGGGTGTCAGAGATAATCACATTCAATTCGTGGAAGTTAACTACTTAGTCATGGCCTTGTTTAATGCTATGGGTTTGAAAAGCGTTGCTACCATCTTCCCTCGCAAGCATTAA
- the dksA gene encoding RNA polymerase-binding protein DksA, with the protein MLTEEELLKMGEKDYMNAAQLAFFKARLQQLEKDLLKNADETTEHLRETVLVPDPADRATIEEEHALELRTRDRERKLLKKVQQSIASIDEGEYGWCEETGEAIGVPRLLARPTATLSLEAQQRREMKQKLYGD; encoded by the coding sequence CTGCTCACTGAGGAAGAACTTCTCAAGATGGGCGAGAAAGACTATATGAACGCTGCACAACTGGCTTTTTTCAAAGCCCGTTTGCAACAGCTAGAAAAGGATTTGCTTAAAAACGCCGACGAAACCACAGAGCACCTGCGTGAAACTGTGTTGGTACCTGATCCGGCAGATCGCGCCACGATCGAAGAAGAACATGCCCTGGAACTACGCACCCGCGACCGTGAACGCAAACTGCTGAAAAAAGTACAGCAGTCTATCGCCAGTATTGATGAAGGCGAATACGGATGGTGCGAAGAAACTGGCGAAGCGATTGGCGTACCACGCCTGCTGGCACGTCCAACGGCAACATTGTCGTTAGAAGCGCAGCAACGACGTGAAATGAAACAAAAGCTGTACGGCGATTAA
- a CDS encoding GTP-binding protein, producing the protein MALIPTTILTGFLGSGKTTLLNRILQENHGHKIAVIENEFGQENIDNEILVHNSNEQIIEMNNGCICCTVRGDLIVALSNLIQQKNEGKLNFDRLIIETTGLANPGPVAQTFFVDEEVGSYYMLDAVVTMVDARHAMQQLNEHEEAQRQVGFADKIILSKTDLVDAEQVSELRQRLVRMNPRATISTADFGQVAISKVLDLKGFNLNAKLELDPDFLQAEQEEEHVHDEHCGHDHADHQHNHHNEHNHHHARHSDDIAAFMFKSDRPFNTGKLDEFLGGLVQVFGPRMLRYKGVLLMDGADRKVIFQGVHQIMGTDVGAKWGDDELRESKMVFIGKNLPKDVFIDGLRLCLV; encoded by the coding sequence ATGGCTTTAATCCCGACGACTATCCTGACCGGCTTTTTAGGTTCAGGGAAAACCACGCTGCTGAATCGTATTCTGCAAGAGAATCACGGCCATAAAATTGCCGTCATCGAAAATGAATTCGGTCAGGAAAACATTGACAATGAAATCCTCGTCCATAACAGCAATGAGCAAATTATCGAGATGAACAACGGCTGCATCTGTTGCACCGTGCGTGGCGATCTGATCGTCGCACTAAGTAATCTGATCCAGCAAAAGAACGAAGGCAAGCTCAATTTCGATCGTTTGATTATCGAAACTACCGGTCTGGCAAATCCCGGTCCGGTAGCGCAAACTTTTTTTGTCGATGAAGAAGTCGGCAGCTACTACATGCTGGATGCCGTGGTCACCATGGTGGATGCACGTCACGCCATGCAACAATTAAATGAGCATGAAGAAGCGCAACGGCAAGTCGGTTTTGCCGACAAAATTATCCTGTCTAAAACCGATCTGGTCGATGCTGAACAAGTTAGTGAGCTACGTCAGCGCCTGGTGCGTATGAATCCGCGCGCGACCATCAGCACTGCCGACTTTGGCCAGGTGGCAATCAGCAAGGTGCTGGATTTAAAAGGCTTTAACCTGAATGCCAAACTAGAACTTGATCCAGATTTTTTACAGGCAGAACAAGAAGAAGAGCACGTACACGACGAGCATTGCGGGCATGATCATGCAGATCATCAGCACAATCATCACAACGAACACAACCACCATCATGCGCGCCACTCGGACGACATCGCCGCCTTCATGTTTAAAAGTGATCGTCCGTTTAACACCGGCAAACTCGACGAGTTTTTGGGCGGGCTGGTACAAGTCTTCGGACCACGCATGTTGCGCTACAAAGGCGTGTTGTTAATGGATGGTGCAGACCGCAAGGTGATTTTCCAAGGTGTGCATCAAATTATGGGCACAGATGTCGGCGCTAAGTGGGGCGATGATGAGTTGCGTGAGAGTAAGATGGTGTTTATTGGCAAAAATCTGCCCAAAGACGTATTTATTGATGGTTTAAGACTATGTTTGGTATAA
- a CDS encoding Fur family transcriptional regulator: MKSTSSSQPISASMPPDQGRALAETMLRQAAIRVTDARLSVLTVLLDTRRALSHQEAQDALPDMDRVTLYRALDCLTDAGLAHKIAGDDRIFRYNTGSDHQPHMVASGIQHQHGHFKCTRCAKVFCLDEEQHCTNQAHHHPSLQDQLQVTLQATLGKGFQNHDIELTIKGWCADCAT; the protein is encoded by the coding sequence ATGAAATCCACATCATCTAGCCAGCCAATTTCTGCCAGCATGCCACCGGATCAAGGTCGTGCGCTGGCCGAAACGATGTTGCGCCAAGCCGCCATCCGCGTGACGGATGCGCGCCTGAGTGTATTGACAGTATTGCTAGACACCAGACGTGCGCTATCGCATCAAGAGGCGCAAGATGCCTTGCCCGACATGGACAGAGTTACGCTATACCGCGCTTTGGATTGCCTGACTGATGCCGGTCTGGCGCATAAAATTGCCGGTGACGACAGAATATTTCGCTACAACACGGGGAGCGATCATCAGCCGCACATGGTTGCCAGCGGCATTCAACATCAGCATGGTCATTTCAAATGCACTCGCTGTGCCAAAGTGTTTTGCCTGGATGAAGAACAGCATTGCACCAATCAGGCACATCACCATCCCTCACTGCAAGACCAATTGCAAGTGACCCTGCAAGCGACGCTGGGTAAAGGTTTTCAAAATCACGATATAGAACTGACCATCAAAGGTTGGTGCGCAGACTGCGCGACATAA